In Solanum pennellii chromosome 3, SPENNV200, a single window of DNA contains:
- the LOC107015368 gene encoding peroxisome biogenesis protein 7 codes for MPVFKTPFNGYSVKFSPFYENKLAVATAQNFGILGNGRVHILQLNPNGPVSELAAFDTADGVYDVCWSEAHDSLVIAGSGDGSVKLYDLSLPPTNNPIRSFKEHTREVHSVDYNTVRKDSFLSASWDDTVKLWTVDRNASVRTFKEHAYCVYSAAWNPRHADIFASASGDCTTRIWDVREPGSTMILPAHEFEILTCDWSKYDDCIIATASVDKSIKVWDVRNYRVPISVLNGHGYAVRKVRFSPHRASAMVSCSYDMTVCMWDYMVEDALIGRYDHHTEFAVGVDMSVLVEGLLASTGWDELVYVWQHGMDPRAS; via the exons ATGCCGGTATTTAAAACTCCATTTAACGGTTACTCCGTAAAATTCAGTCCCTTCTACGAAAACAAACTAGCTGTGGCCACTGCGCAGAATTTCGGCATCCTTGGTAACGGGAGAGTTCACATTCTTCAACTCAATCCAAACGGACCGGTATCGGAACTTGCGGCTTTTGACACAGCTGATGGAGTTTACGACGTTTGCTGGTCGGAAGCTCACGATTCACTTGTAATTGCTGGAAGTGGCGATGGTTCTGTGAAACTCTATGACCTTTCTTTGCCTCCCACCAATAACCCTATTCGTTCTTTTAAGGAACATACACGGGAAGTTCACTCTGTTGACTATAATACCGTGAGAAAAGATTCCTTCTTGTCAGCGTCTTGGGATGATACTGTGAAGCTATGGACTGTTGATAGAAATGCCAGTGTAAGGACTTTTAAGGAACATGCTTATTGTGTCTATTCCGCTGCTTGGAATCCAAGACATGCTGATATCTTTGCATCTGCTTCTGGGGATTGTACTACTCGCATCTGGGATGTCCGCGAACCAG GTTCTACAATGATTCTGCCTGCGCACGAGTTTGAAATCCTCACATGTGATTGGAGTAAGTATGACGATTGTATCATTGCAACTGCGTCCGTTGATAAGTCAATCAAGGTTTGGGATGTTAGGAATTATAGAGTGCCAATATCAGTGCTTAATGGGCATGGATATGCAGTGAGGAAAGTGAGGTTTTCACCACATAGAGCGAGTGCAATGGTTTCTTGTTCATATGACATGACAGTTTGCATGTGGGATTACATGGTGGAAGATGCACTTATTGGGAGGTATGATCATCACACAGAGTTTGCTGTAGGAGTTGATATGAGCGTTCTCGTTGAAGGTCTATTGGCTAGTACAGGATGGGATGAACTTGTTTATGTTTGGCAACATGGAATGGACCCTAGAGCTTCTTGA